The window GTCATGTAGATGTTGTTCCAGGAAACCCGGAACAATTCGAGCCATTTGTAGAAGGAGATTTGTTATATGGCCGCGGAACAGCTGATATGAAAGCAGGAGTTGCTGCGATGATGCAAGCCTTTTACGAGCTATCTAAGGAACCTAAAAGTCTTACTAAAAAAATTCAATTACATATTGTGACTGATGAGGAAACAGACGGTCAAACGTCAAAATTTCTAGTAGATCAAGGATATACTGGTGACTTTGTTATATGTGGCGAGCCTACACACTTAAAGATTGGCCTACAAGCAAAAGGAATTATCCAGTTCGATGTGATTTTAAAAGGAAAACCTAGCCATGGAAGTCGTCCATGGGAAGGAAAAAATGCTATTGAACAAGCTTTTCTATTTGACCAACAGCTCCGCACACTTTCTTTTTTAACTGCAAGCAATGAGTTCTATGATTATCCTTCCTTAAACTTGGCGAAAATACAAGCAGGTGAACGCTATAACGTTGTACCCGACGAGTGCATAGTAAGCTATGACCTTCGTTTCGTTCCTGGACAGGATATGCAGAGTATTATCGAAGATATTACAAAGTTGGCTCAGGAATTTTCCAATAGTGAAATGAAGATTCAAACGACTGCTCCTGCAGTAACTACTGAGGCTATCAACCCATATATCGAACGCATTGCTCATGTCACTTCACAGTTTATAGGAAAACCTGCTGAATTATTTGGGCAGCATGGAGCTGCAGATGCTCGCTTCTACGCAGAAACTGGAGCAGGGGCAATTGAGTTTGGACCAAGTGGCGGAGATTGGCATGGTGAAAAAGAATATGTATCTATTTCCTCTACGGAAACCTTCAAAAATATATTAGTTTCCTTAGTTAAGAACTGAAACATATAGCCTATCATTCCGTAAATAGTGAAACTTCCATCAGTGGGATTTTCTTCAGCCCCACTGATTGTTAGTTGAACCTTTCGGGCTTTTACGGGCTATTTAATCTTATTT is drawn from Psychrobacillus sp. INOP01 and contains these coding sequences:
- a CDS encoding M20 family metallopeptidase, which produces MIALLKDLVRMKSDSIDGANSALLFCESWLEERGITTTVLKHEDKLMLVAVIGDGDECMIWNGHVDVVPGNPEQFEPFVEGDLLYGRGTADMKAGVAAMMQAFYELSKEPKSLTKKIQLHIVTDEETDGQTSKFLVDQGYTGDFVICGEPTHLKIGLQAKGIIQFDVILKGKPSHGSRPWEGKNAIEQAFLFDQQLRTLSFLTASNEFYDYPSLNLAKIQAGERYNVVPDECIVSYDLRFVPGQDMQSIIEDITKLAQEFSNSEMKIQTTAPAVTTEAINPYIERIAHVTSQFIGKPAELFGQHGAADARFYAETGAGAIEFGPSGGDWHGEKEYVSISSTETFKNILVSLVKN